TGAGAGCTTTGTAAACTGATGGGTTCTTGTGTACTTTGTAGAAAAATTCAACGGCGTTTCGATCCGCATCGGAGGTGATTGAAGCTTTCCTAATGGCCAAAACAGTTCTCAAAGTCCTTGTTGAGGAGATGCTGGAGCGGAGAAGAGACATGAGTAAAGATGGAACTGTAAGGCCCAGGTGTTTTACGTGGAAACCAGAGATGAGCCTGGTTAGACGTTGAATGATTGTGCAATAAGGCAGTTCGATTAGGCACAGCACAGAGATAACCAAGCATCGTGACCAGAATAATACATCTCTACACCATGCCCACCAGTGATCGGGGATTCATACCGGATTAACCTTTGGAATGAATGTCTTTAAAGAGCTAACAAGTATCGTAGACCAGCAAATCACAAATATACTATCCATATTTAGAGTAATTTAAGCACTGTACGTTTGGTTACCAAACTATAACAAAAAAGTTAAAACGAAAAGCTGAAGTGCGGGAAGTTTTAGCAAACTCCCCTTAAGGAACCACTTAATCTTTGGATAAGGTGGACGATTAGGTTTCACCTTCGTAATTGCATAATTTATTGCTTCAGTTGTTCCATTACCACTTTCGcaatttcttttgaacTGAATGGGTTCTGTCCTGTGATTAAGTTCCCGTCCACGACCACTTTTGACGTCATTGGGATAAAAGCTTTCTCgtattttgaagtttttttATTCAATTCTGCTTCAAGGTTGAACGGTACTTCTTTTCTGCGTCCTGCTATagcttcttcaaaccaattaAATCCTGTAATGGCCTTGTCTTTGATTAGATACTCGCCATCAGACAGTTTTACGTTCAAAAGCCCACAAACTCCGTGACATACAGCGGCAACAATTTTGCCCGCCTCATAGtgttctttgatgatgtttTGTAAAACAGTGTTGTTCGGAAAGTCATACATTGTTCCGTGTCCACCTGCCAAATAAACAACGTCAAACTGTTGTCCTGTGACTTCACCCAAACTTTTTGTGTTTTGCAACAACTTCATAAAGTCTTGGTTTGTCTCATAATCCTTTGAAAGCTTGTCAATCAGCATTGATTTCAAGCTTTCAGGGTCAAGCGGAATGTTTCCGCCTTGCGGACTCGCAATCGTCACATCATAGCCGTTCTCTTTTGCACTATGATACATATGTGTCAACTCACTTAACCACAAGCCTGTTGGCAGCTTTCCGCTTTCATACTTAGCAACACTGGTAACTACAATCAAAATTTGCACAGTCATAGTTCTTGTTCGTTTTTTTGTTCGTTCAAAATATTAGTAATGCCTTCCGGAAAAGTTGTAACTTTAAATTCGGGAAATCTTTGCTTAAATTTATCGGAAACAAAAATGTTATCTGCATTGTATCGCGGTAGGAGTTCCTGCAACTCTTTTGCTTGCttgctgaagaaactgGCTAATCTAAAAAAGAACATCTTTATAACGGAATAACTGTACTCTTTTTGGGAAATTTCTGAAGCAAGATCTATCAATTCTTTGTAGGTAAGCCTGTTGTCATCACAAGGCAGGTGCCACGTTTGGTCGAACGCATCGGGTGTATTACCGATTAGCGCCATCGCACGACTTGCATCAGGGGTAAAAATTAAGGTTCGTTTTGTATTGTCGTTGAGTGGAACTTTCAGCTTTTTGCCCTGTTTGATATTGTCAAAAATCAACGTGTTGGTTATGCTTTGTGTTTTTCCTGTGCCATAAAACTCGGGTGCTCTGCAAATAACCGCTTCAATGCTTTTATTCTTTATTTCGTCTAGTAACATTGTTGCCATTTTTGCCCTCACGGTTGATTTTTGTCCAGCAGGCACAAACGGACTTTCTTCCGTTTGCGGTTCACTAGTTTTAGCATACATATAGGTATTGTCAAAAAACACCAACTTGCATTTATTTTTCTTACAGGCTTCAATTACGTTTTTCATCATAGTTGGAAATTGTTCTATCCACAGTTGAGAGTCCATTGGTAAACCTACAGTCAAGTAAGCTATCTCGCTACCTGCAACCGCTTCTTCCGTAGCTTGTAGGTCTAGTAAGTTTGCAGGGAAGAGTTGGTCGGTGTCATTCACTTTCTTAGGATTTCTGCTTACCAACCTGATGTCAGTCGTATAATTTCTATGCAGTTCCCTTGCTAATTCTTCAGCTATTTGTCCGTTTGCCCCAAGTATCGTCTGCATATTTATGTCTATAACTTATTGATAGGTTATTAAGTTTGGATGAAATTCACTTCACATTTTCGTTTCTCATAGTAATTTTTCGCTAGCTCTCACACCCCCACTGGAATCTGCAGCCCGTGGAACCGGATGATTCCCGCACCCCCGGACAGGAAGCGTCCCCTATAACTCCGTTGATATACCCATCCTATTCCTCATTTCTGCGGACTTCTGCTAGCAAAGCAAAATATATATGACGGAGGCCAAATACACGATAATACTAGTTCGTCACGGCCAATCTCAATGGAATCGGTTGGACAGGTTCTGTGGATGGGAAGATGTCCACTTGTCCACTGAAGGTGCTCGTCAAGCTGAGTACTCTGGTAGATTGATCAGGGAATCTGGTATAATCCCAACAGTTCTGCATACTTCAAGATTGACCAGGTCTTGTCAAACAGGAAACATTATTCTAGAGCAATTGAATCGCCAATACATTGATATTTATAGGTCTTGGAGACTGAACGAAAGACATTATGGAGCGCTGCAAGGTCGCTTCAAGTCCgatgttttgaaagaagTAGGCAAAGAAAAGTACATGGAATGGCGTCGAGCTTACGAAGGATGCCCTCCTTTGCTAGAAGAAGCCGATCATGATGACCGATACAGGAACGTGGACCGATCTGAACTTCCCCGAGGCGAGTCTTTAAAAATGGTTCTGGAACGATTTTTACCCTACGTAAACGACGTATTAGTAcctcttttggaaaaggaTCCTTCTGAGATACCTCTTCTTTCCGTTCATGGATCCATTGTGCGTGCTCTTATCAAGTATTGGTACAGCATATCCGATGAGGATATTTCGGGTATCAATATTCCCAACGCGATACCACTGGTGATTACACTGGATAAGGACTTCAAGCCAGTTGGAGCATACAAATATTTAGATCCGCAGTCAGCCTACGTTGAGGCTAACAAGGTGGCACACCAGGGATTCGGACAGACTTAAGAAACGAGCAAGGATAGAAACGGAAATGGAGAAACTAGTTTGTGTATATTTTTGTCATCTTCCTTTCCCAACGATAAGGAAGTGTAGTGAATGTACGGGCTTTCTCACCCAATAACTCTCGCTGATAACCCAACGGCTCATGAGCGTAAAATTCTGTCTGGCTAATTTGCTCAATGCTCTATTTTTCCGTTTCTATTATTGATTGTGCATGTGTCTAGTCGCACATGGCGTAGATATCAGTATGGTCCAATTTCTAATGGTTTCGCGCCTCGCTGTCAAAAGTGGTGTGATTTGAACTTTTACCTATCTGCTTACTTTCTTACTGGATGAGTCTCGTAAACTTCTTCCCTTAAGAAAATTATTTCACAAAATGGTTAATGTGAAGTTTGAAGACTACAGCTCTTTGCTGGAGAGTCTTGATCAGAACATAGATCAGGCAAACCGCCGAGAGGACCCGTTCGCCAAACAGATGCAGGGAGTCAAACCTAGGCTTTCAACGATGAGCTACTCATCGGCTGGTTCATACACCCCTGACTCATCCCCTGATATGATCTTCAATCAAGAGCAGTATAATGAGAACCAGTTCAATGAGAACATGTTCAACAATGATCTATACAGCACTTTATCGGAGCTTCCAGAGCTCTCCAACATGAGTAGCAGCATGAGCGGTACGAGTGAAAACAACTCACCCCACTCTACCGAGTTAAACGACTTGGGAATGCTAAATGGGATCAATTTTGGATCCTCTGCAGACACCAACAACACCGTTGGTTCTTCTGTTAACACAACCATTGGGGACCAAGTCTTGCTTCCCGTGGTGGATATGGAAAGAAATGACGCAATTGCAGCCTCGGCTGCGCATCAATCGATAAAGGACTCAAAAGTGGCcaaaccaagaaagaagatgaagtcGTCTCACaatttgattgaaaagaaatacaggACCAACATCAATTCGAAAATCTTGGAATTAAGGAATTGTGTCCCAACGTTGAGAATAGTTATTTCGAGGAATGGAGGAGGTAACAGTGGTGATGAATTTAGTAAAGATTACGAGGGACTTGGCTActctgatgatgaatcaAAATTGGATGGACTCCAGCCCGCTCGCAAGTTGAACAAAGCCACCATCTTGGCCAAGTCTGTTGAATACATCAAACACTTGGAATACAGAAACAGCCTCTTAACTACAGAGAAtgagaaactgaaagagaTAATTCAAAACAGCGGTGCTGCGACAGACTCTGGTTCGGGTAACATGATGAACAAGCTGATAATTGGTTCTTTGGCCTGCTTAGCTGGTGGTTCCACGTTAAACGATATGTCCAACGATAGTAGGTCGTTGATGACTATGCCCATATTTATATTTAACTCAAACGAAACCACGCTGGCGTTGAAACCATTACTTGGAATAGTGAAGGGATTCCTAGCTATTTATGTTCTTTATTTGGTTATCGCGCCACTATTCCATAGCTCAACTGTGTGCATagagaaagatgaaaagacAATTGCCAATGAAAACAATGAATCACCTGACTGGCCACAAGGTAAACAAGGAGGattcttttctttactGGTGAATATTGCAACCAGCGGCCTTTCGGTTGCGTTAAACAGGGACCCATATGCCCCCATGATGCAAGCGTTTTACTTTAAGCAGCTATCATTGTATGGAAATGGATCGTCTCTAGCATCCTATATTGCTGCATCATACTGGAGATGTGCTCGCCAGTCCCGCAACCAAATTCCAGCAACTGACTCAAAGTCACAATATCTATTGGAGAACTTTGAATACGCTCAAGTGtttgaaatcaaatcaatgaaCACATTGTTGGCCAAGTAtccaaatttgaagttgaatAGAACACATTTTGTGGAACAAGTCTCTAAATTGTTATGTGATTCCTTGCTTGAGAATTGCATTCATAAGATGATTGAATTGGAAGCACTCAAATTGCAGAAGAAGGAGCAACTAGCTGCTGACGATACCGAGCAGGAGGAGCAAACAGAACGAACAATTTCTGAATTCCAAGAACAAAGAGATCAATATCTTAAACATGCTTCACAGCTCTCATCCACTAATGAGCAATTGCTGAAATGcaaattgatcaagtgTATGATTGAcacatctttggaaaacttgCAGGAATGTGGTCGACTGATTCAAACTTTTACATCCAACAAGCTATCCAAGGATCTGGTAGCATGCTTTACTTGTTGTATCATTTGTGCATTATCCGAAGGCTCTCCTAGCATTGAACAAGTCAATTTGTTTATTGACAGACTCAATCTTCCTAACTATACCAACGTTTACGTGAAGAACACAAAGGTGTCATTGCTGCTTTACGTTTCCCTGTTAACAATGGTTAACTCCCTACCTGACAGCACATATAGTCAACGTTTCGTACAGGTTGACTCCGATAGTGACGAGGAAGACGCATTAGATTCAGATTCTGTGGGATCTGGGTCCTATGACAACCACTTGGTCAGAGATAAGCTAACGAATATTCTTAGTAACCTGAGAATCATTACGGGTACACCTAAATCTAAGAACGATTTGGCTATTATCGAGTCGACTACTCTGAAGAGTATTCTCATAGATGGGTTGGTCAGTAGGATAAACCTTCTAGATCATGCCTGAAGTTATAATGTGTAGAATAAGGATAAGTATGGATAATATACTGGGCGAAATTGGGACATTATCTGTTGTGTAAAGTTTGGCCGTCTCGGTTTATTCCAACGGTTTTCGGGATTGTCTAATGAATTATGCactttttcctttttccTCCTTCGAGTGTTCATTTCGCGAAACTTCACTGTTGAGAGTGGCTTCGTCAAATCTATCCAGAGTTGCAATCAACATTtaccttttctttcctttgTTCATTGTCCAGAATGTACAATCCATATGGAAATGGGGGTTACGGGAATGGAATCCCACAATTCCAGCAGAATGTTTATC
This is a stretch of genomic DNA from Komagataella phaffii GS115 chromosome 3, complete sequence. It encodes these proteins:
- a CDS encoding Tetrameric phosphoglycerate mutase; translation: MTEAKYTIILVRHGQSQWNRLDRFCGWEDVHLSTEGARQAEYSGRLIRESGIIPTVLHTSRLTRSCQTGNIILEQLNRQYIDIYRSWRLNERHYGALQGRFKSDVLKEVGKEKYMEWRRAYEGCPPLLEEADHDDRYRNVDRSELPRGESLKMVLERFLPYVNDVLVPLLEKDPSEIPLLSVHGSIVRALIKYWYSISDEDISGINIPNAIPLVITLDKDFKPVGAYKYLDPQSAYVEANKVAHQGFGQT